A genomic region of Luteibacter aegosomatissinici contains the following coding sequences:
- a CDS encoding DUF2834 domain-containing protein, translating to MDLSGPLAMGACALTRLGPCRTPWCVAWYSGIDAAILIVFFVFLFLDTVRHEGRAKAIRVFLPLATFVGLAITLAVYLALRG from the coding sequence ATGGATCTGTCAGGACCGCTAGCAATGGGCGCTTGCGCCCTCACCCGTCTGGGCCCTTGCCGCACGCCTTGGTGTGTCGCGTGGTATTCGGGCATCGATGCGGCCATCCTCATCGTCTTCTTCGTATTCCTCTTTTTGGATACCGTCAGGCATGAGGGGCGCGCCAAGGCGATTCGCGTCTTCTTGCCACTCGCGACCTTTGTAGGTCTCGCGATCACGCTGGCCGTGTACCTTGCGCTGCGAGGCTAG
- the hisC gene encoding histidinol-phosphate transaminase: MTELFDAAALANRATSALRAYDPGHDLPALRLRFGAVLSELGSNENPLGPSPLAMRAATRVLEDIWRYPDPLAAALKQRLSGELGVPVRSITLGNGSHELLMLLAQCFADADHPVVHSQYGFAVFPIAAAAAGARSIAVPALPADHPTAPYGHDLVAIAKAVTPATRIVYLANPNNPTGTWFTDAELEQFLASVPTETLVVVDEAYHEYVDAPGLSTALHLLGRYPNLIVTRTFSKAYALAGLRIGYMLSHPSVAAVAERLRESFNVNGVALAAAEASLGDHEHRARVRETNHRDRAWFAEELTARGFRVLPSQTNFLLVDLGQDAVAFEKHLFERGVIVRPMGGYGLPHTVRVSIGSRAELQRLLENLP, translated from the coding sequence ATGACTGAACTGTTCGATGCTGCCGCGCTCGCCAATCGGGCGACGTCGGCCCTCCGTGCCTACGATCCGGGTCACGACCTGCCTGCGCTGCGCCTGCGTTTTGGGGCTGTGCTTTCCGAACTCGGCTCCAACGAGAACCCGCTGGGTCCCAGCCCGCTGGCCATGCGTGCGGCCACCCGCGTGCTGGAAGATATCTGGCGTTATCCGGATCCGCTTGCCGCGGCGCTGAAGCAGCGCCTTTCGGGCGAACTCGGCGTGCCCGTGCGCAGCATTACGCTGGGCAACGGTTCGCACGAGTTGCTCATGCTGCTGGCGCAGTGTTTCGCCGATGCCGACCATCCGGTCGTGCATTCGCAATACGGGTTCGCGGTGTTTCCGATCGCCGCCGCCGCGGCGGGTGCGCGCTCGATCGCGGTGCCCGCATTGCCTGCGGATCACCCGACGGCGCCCTACGGGCACGATCTGGTAGCGATCGCGAAAGCCGTCACGCCCGCCACCCGCATTGTCTACCTCGCCAATCCGAACAATCCGACCGGCACCTGGTTCACCGATGCCGAACTGGAACAGTTCCTCGCGAGCGTGCCGACGGAGACGCTGGTAGTGGTGGACGAGGCCTATCACGAATACGTGGATGCCCCGGGCCTGAGCACGGCGCTGCATCTGCTGGGCCGCTACCCGAACCTGATCGTGACGCGTACGTTCTCCAAGGCTTACGCGCTGGCTGGCCTGCGGATCGGCTACATGTTGAGCCATCCGTCGGTGGCTGCGGTGGCGGAACGCCTGCGCGAATCGTTCAACGTCAACGGCGTGGCACTGGCCGCCGCGGAAGCCTCGCTCGGCGATCACGAGCACAGGGCGCGCGTGCGGGAAACGAATCATCGTGATCGTGCGTGGTTCGCCGAAGAACTCACGGCGCGCGGCTTCCGCGTACTGCCATCGCAAACCAACTTCCTGCTCGTCGACCTGGGCCAGGACGCTGTCGCCTTCGAAAAACATCTGTTCGAACGCGGCGTCATCGTCCGCCCCATGGGGGGCTACGGCTTGCCGCACACCGTGCGCGTCAGCATCGGTAGCCGCGCCGAGCTGCAACGTCTTCTGGAGAACCTGCCATGA
- the pheA gene encoding prephenate dehydratase, giving the protein MSKSSSTDKQATLTEARQRIDSIDQQLQSLISERARWAQQVGRAKGPLKAAVDYYRPEREAQVLRGVIDRNDGPLPHAELVRLFREIMSSCLSQQQPLKIGYLGPEGTFSEQAVRKQFGHAAYGLPLGSIEEVFQEVAAGNADFGVVPVENSGQGMIQMTLDMFLTSKATICGEVELRVHQNLLSLTGEMKDIKRIYSHPQSLQQCQAWLRVNLPNVERIAVSSNAEAARMARLSPESAAIAGESAARVYGLKIIAGPIEDRSDNTTRFLVIGRTIFPPSGNDRTSLLVSVRDKPGALFDVLKPLAEHGISMNRIESRPAHTGKWQYAFFIDVSGHVEDPALQAALDEMKPAAADVRVLGAYPVALP; this is encoded by the coding sequence ATGAGCAAAAGTAGTTCCACCGATAAGCAAGCCACGCTGACCGAGGCGCGCCAGCGCATCGACAGCATCGACCAGCAACTGCAGTCGCTCATCAGCGAGCGCGCCCGTTGGGCACAGCAGGTCGGCCGGGCCAAGGGCCCGTTGAAGGCGGCGGTGGACTATTACCGACCCGAACGGGAAGCTCAGGTATTACGTGGCGTCATCGATCGCAACGATGGCCCGCTGCCGCATGCGGAACTCGTGCGCCTGTTCCGCGAAATCATGTCGTCGTGCCTTTCCCAGCAGCAGCCGCTGAAGATCGGTTACCTCGGTCCCGAAGGCACCTTCAGCGAGCAGGCCGTGCGCAAGCAGTTCGGCCACGCCGCCTACGGCTTGCCGTTGGGCAGCATCGAAGAGGTGTTCCAGGAAGTGGCCGCGGGCAACGCCGATTTTGGCGTCGTGCCGGTGGAAAACTCGGGGCAGGGCATGATCCAGATGACCCTGGATATGTTCCTCACCTCCAAGGCCACGATCTGCGGCGAAGTGGAATTGCGCGTTCACCAGAACCTGCTTTCGCTCACCGGCGAGATGAAGGACATCAAGCGCATCTACTCGCACCCGCAGTCGCTGCAGCAGTGCCAGGCATGGCTGCGCGTGAACCTGCCGAACGTGGAGCGCATTGCGGTTTCGAGCAACGCCGAGGCGGCGCGCATGGCGCGCCTGTCGCCGGAATCCGCCGCCATCGCCGGTGAATCCGCGGCGCGTGTGTACGGCCTGAAGATCATTGCCGGCCCCATCGAGGATCGCAGCGATAACACCACCCGCTTCCTCGTGATCGGCCGCACCATCTTCCCGCCCTCGGGTAACGACCGCACCTCGCTGCTGGTGTCCGTGCGCGACAAGCCGGGCGCGCTTTTCGATGTGCTCAAGCCGCTTGCCGAGCACGGCATCAGCATGAACCGCATCGAGTCGCGCCCCGCGCATACGGGCAAGTGGCAGTACGCGTTCTTCATCGATGTCTCCGGCCATGTTGAAGACCCGGCCCTGCAGGCCGCCCTCGACGAAATGAAACCTGCCGCCGCCGATGTGCGCGTGCTCGGCGCTTACCCTGTCGCATTGCCATGA
- the uvrC gene encoding excinuclease ABC subunit UvrC produces the protein MEHTESHPFDGKAFVRHLTTSPGVYRYFDADGELLYVGKAANLKKRVSNYFLKPPMDPRIASMVSQIDRAEVTLTRTAGEALLLESQLIKSLKPRYNIVLRDDKSYPYIYLSGGEDYPRLAFHRGAKTGAGRYFGPYPSTFAVRESLGLMQKLFKVRQCEDSYFKNRSRPCLQHQIGRCSAPCVQLISVDDYRSDVRHAEMFLEGRSSAVIDELAKSMEQASAALNFERAASLRDQVAALRKLQAQHFVQGASADMDVIACCLDGGMACVSVLFFRNGVSLGSRDFFPRLPTDASVGDVLAQFIAQYYLERQVPRELVLSDPVEDMEILADVLSQHAGYAVQLKPSVRGDRARFLEMAQRNASAALTSRLASRHTLLARFDDLQKVLELSEPPRRIECFDISHTRGEATVASCVVFGPEGPEKSHYRRFNITGITPGDDYAAMHQALTRRFKKVVEGGAKPDILLIDGGLGQVAQAMDVLRELGVEGIRVVGVAKGPGRRAGEETLVLAESGKMLHPGTSSPALHLVAAVRDEAHRFAISGHRRKREAARERSTLEDVAGVGARRRAALLKAFGGLSGVEAAGVEELMSVKGIDRGLAERIYAMLHP, from the coding sequence ATGGAGCACACTGAGTCGCACCCGTTCGACGGCAAGGCCTTCGTCCGCCACCTCACCACCTCGCCCGGCGTCTATCGGTATTTCGATGCCGACGGCGAGCTGCTGTACGTCGGTAAAGCCGCCAACCTGAAGAAGCGGGTCAGCAACTACTTCCTCAAGCCCCCCATGGATCCGCGCATCGCCTCCATGGTGTCGCAGATCGATCGCGCGGAAGTCACGCTGACACGCACCGCCGGCGAAGCCCTGCTGCTCGAATCGCAGCTGATCAAGTCGCTGAAGCCGCGCTACAACATTGTCCTTCGCGACGACAAGAGCTACCCCTACATCTACCTCTCGGGCGGGGAGGACTACCCGCGCCTGGCGTTCCACCGTGGCGCCAAGACCGGGGCAGGGCGTTACTTCGGCCCGTATCCCAGCACCTTCGCGGTGCGCGAAAGCCTCGGCCTGATGCAGAAGCTGTTCAAGGTGCGCCAATGCGAGGACAGCTATTTCAAGAACCGCTCCCGCCCGTGCCTGCAGCACCAGATCGGCCGATGCAGTGCGCCGTGCGTGCAGCTGATCAGCGTCGACGACTACAGGAGCGATGTGCGCCATGCGGAGATGTTCCTCGAGGGCCGCAGCAGCGCGGTGATCGATGAACTGGCGAAATCGATGGAGCAGGCCAGTGCCGCGCTGAACTTCGAGCGCGCCGCGTCACTGCGCGACCAGGTCGCCGCGTTGCGCAAGCTGCAGGCACAGCACTTCGTGCAGGGCGCGAGCGCCGACATGGATGTGATCGCCTGTTGCCTCGATGGCGGCATGGCGTGTGTCAGCGTGCTGTTCTTCCGCAATGGCGTGAGCCTGGGTTCGCGCGACTTTTTCCCGCGCCTGCCCACCGATGCCTCCGTCGGCGACGTGCTGGCGCAGTTCATCGCGCAGTACTACCTGGAGCGCCAGGTGCCGCGCGAGCTGGTGCTGAGCGACCCGGTGGAGGACATGGAGATCCTGGCCGACGTGCTCTCGCAGCACGCGGGTTACGCCGTCCAGTTGAAGCCGAGCGTGCGCGGCGACCGGGCGCGCTTTCTGGAAATGGCCCAGCGCAATGCCAGCGCCGCGCTTACTTCGCGGCTCGCGAGCCGGCATACGCTGCTGGCGCGCTTCGATGACCTGCAGAAGGTGCTGGAACTCAGCGAGCCGCCGCGCCGGATCGAGTGCTTCGATATCAGCCATACGCGCGGCGAAGCCACCGTGGCGTCGTGCGTGGTGTTTGGCCCCGAGGGGCCGGAGAAGTCGCACTACCGCCGCTTCAACATCACCGGCATCACGCCGGGCGACGACTACGCCGCCATGCACCAGGCCCTGACCCGCCGCTTCAAGAAGGTGGTGGAGGGTGGGGCGAAGCCGGACATCCTCCTGATCGATGGTGGCCTGGGCCAGGTCGCGCAGGCCATGGATGTGCTGCGCGAGCTGGGCGTGGAAGGTATTCGCGTAGTGGGCGTGGCGAAGGGCCCCGGCCGGCGCGCGGGCGAGGAAACCCTCGTGCTGGCCGAGAGCGGCAAGATGCTGCACCCGGGCACCTCATCGCCGGCGTTGCACCTCGTCGCCGCCGTGCGTGACGAAGCGCACCGTTTTGCGATCAGCGGCCACCGCCGCAAGCGCGAGGCGGCCCGCGAACGCAGTACGCTGGAAGACGTGGCTGGCGTGGGCGCACGCCGCCGGGCGGCCTTGTTGAAGGCGTTTGGCGGTCTATCCGGCGTCGAGGCCGCGGGCGTTGAAGAATTGATGAGCGTAAAGGGTATTGATCGCGGCCTGGCAGAACGCATCTATGCCATGCTGCACCCCTGA
- a CDS encoding methyl-accepting chemotaxis protein gives MSIRWRIIFTMAAALLAAIVIGITGLVALDNTQSSLEGIYRTSLIPIVHVSEVRASLMNERNAVNRAIARGTPDAIVDARQTVAAAQAKLAKDWSGYYPDLLSSDSERASAKAFIAAREISDDRVKTLLDKLEKGDKDAVPFLIKDVGPAMDSATGQISQLITINEQQADGDYATAAARERRTVVITLTVLVVAAGFVALLGFLLARAVVRPLLRARDLAARISQGELNHHLEVQGSDELSETLRALGTMDEQLTRIVSQVRSNAQQVTYAARDISAGTDDLSSRTQEQASSLEETAASMEEMTATVRENSEGAEMARDLTTSLHGDAEAGQAVAEEAVAAMGEITRSSRSVAEIAVLIDEIAFQTNLLALNAAVEAARAGEQGRGFAVVAGEVRSLAQRSASAARDIKKLIADASERVETGAALVGRTGDALTQIGNGATRVSGIVGNIAAASLQQSAGIEQVNGAVTALDEVTQQNAALVEEASAAAKQMLELAEELMRQVAFFSIDGEEAAAVSAPARTSATPAPAASHVPVRTPRPAVAEAELWTEF, from the coding sequence ATGAGCATCAGGTGGCGCATCATCTTCACCATGGCGGCAGCACTCCTCGCCGCTATCGTTATCGGTATCACGGGCCTCGTGGCCCTGGATAACACTCAGTCCAGCCTCGAAGGCATCTACCGGACCTCGCTGATCCCCATCGTGCACGTGAGCGAGGTGCGTGCCTCGCTGATGAATGAGCGCAACGCCGTAAACCGCGCCATCGCACGCGGCACGCCCGATGCGATTGTTGACGCGCGGCAGACCGTTGCGGCCGCCCAGGCGAAGCTCGCCAAGGACTGGTCGGGCTATTACCCGGATCTGCTCAGCAGCGATTCCGAGCGTGCATCCGCCAAGGCCTTTATCGCAGCGCGCGAGATCTCGGATGATCGTGTCAAAACGTTGCTCGATAAGCTCGAGAAAGGCGACAAGGACGCGGTGCCTTTCCTGATCAAGGACGTCGGCCCGGCCATGGATTCCGCCACCGGACAGATCTCCCAGCTCATCACGATCAACGAGCAGCAGGCCGATGGCGATTACGCCACTGCGGCGGCGCGCGAACGCCGCACGGTGGTGATCACGCTTACGGTGTTGGTCGTGGCGGCAGGCTTCGTTGCGTTGCTCGGCTTCCTGCTGGCGCGCGCCGTGGTGCGCCCGCTGCTTCGCGCCCGCGATCTCGCAGCACGCATCAGCCAGGGTGAACTCAACCATCACCTCGAAGTGCAGGGCAGCGATGAACTCAGCGAAACGCTGCGTGCACTGGGCACGATGGACGAACAGCTGACGCGCATCGTGAGCCAGGTACGCAGCAACGCACAGCAGGTGACCTACGCCGCGCGCGATATCTCGGCGGGCACTGACGACCTGTCCAGCCGCACGCAGGAGCAGGCCTCGTCGCTGGAGGAAACCGCTGCCTCCATGGAAGAAATGACCGCGACCGTGCGCGAAAACTCCGAAGGCGCCGAGATGGCGCGTGATCTCACGACGTCGCTGCACGGCGATGCCGAAGCAGGCCAGGCGGTCGCGGAAGAGGCGGTGGCGGCCATGGGCGAGATCACCCGCAGCAGCCGTAGCGTGGCCGAGATCGCGGTGCTGATCGACGAGATTGCGTTCCAGACCAACCTGCTCGCACTGAACGCGGCCGTGGAAGCCGCACGCGCTGGCGAACAGGGCAGGGGGTTTGCCGTGGTCGCGGGCGAAGTGCGCTCGCTGGCGCAGCGCAGCGCCTCGGCGGCTCGCGACATCAAGAAGCTCATCGCCGACGCCTCCGAGCGTGTGGAGACCGGCGCGGCACTGGTTGGCCGCACGGGCGATGCGCTGACGCAGATCGGCAACGGGGCCACCCGTGTCTCCGGCATCGTCGGCAATATCGCCGCCGCATCGCTGCAGCAATCGGCCGGCATAGAACAGGTGAATGGTGCGGTTACCGCGCTCGACGAGGTGACCCAGCAGAATGCAGCACTGGTCGAGGAGGCGAGTGCCGCCGCGAAGCAGATGCTGGAACTGGCCGAGGAGCTGATGCGCCAGGTGGCGTTCTTCAGCATCGACGGTGAAGAAGCCGCCGCGGTGTCGGCGCCCGCGCGCACCTCCGCTACCCCGGCGCCGGCCGCCTCGCACGTGCCTGTTCGGACACCGCGCCCCGCCGTGGCAGAAGCCGAGCTCTGGACCGAGTTTTAA
- a CDS encoding FadR/GntR family transcriptional regulator: MAARNLHSQVVQQLGQLIVSGQLAPGEGLPREDLLAEKLNVSRTALREAMKVLVAKGLIESRQRTGARVREEIHWKQLDQDVLAWRCASMPTADFVDKLVEMRELIEPGAAAAAAKRRTTAQLAALKAAYEAMAAAEDLDAWAEADLAFHETMLLATNNELMVSLFTVIETALGQYFLLSARKAVDFKAALPQHAKVLEAIRRKQPEVARTAMFDMVDASRRNIRRRR, from the coding sequence GTGGCAGCACGCAACCTGCATAGCCAGGTAGTTCAACAGCTGGGCCAGCTCATCGTGAGCGGCCAGCTGGCGCCGGGCGAGGGCTTGCCGCGCGAAGATTTGCTTGCGGAAAAGCTCAACGTAAGCCGCACGGCGCTGCGCGAGGCCATGAAAGTGCTGGTGGCCAAGGGCCTTATCGAATCGCGCCAGCGCACCGGTGCGCGAGTGCGCGAGGAAATCCACTGGAAGCAGTTGGATCAGGATGTGCTGGCCTGGCGCTGCGCCTCCATGCCTACCGCGGATTTCGTCGACAAGCTCGTGGAAATGCGTGAGCTGATCGAGCCTGGCGCGGCCGCGGCAGCGGCAAAGCGTCGCACGACCGCGCAACTAGCGGCGTTAAAGGCAGCCTACGAGGCCATGGCCGCTGCCGAAGACCTCGATGCCTGGGCCGAAGCGGACCTCGCTTTCCACGAAACCATGCTGCTGGCGACGAACAACGAACTCATGGTGTCGTTGTTCACCGTGATCGAGACCGCGTTGGGGCAGTATTTCCTGCTTTCCGCGCGCAAGGCGGTCGATTTCAAGGCGGCCCTGCCTCAGCATGCCAAGGTACTTGAGGCCATCCGCCGCAAGCAGCCCGAAGTGGCACGCACGGCCATGTTCGACATGGTCGACGCCTCCCGCCGCAACATTCGCCGCCGTCGCTAA
- the pgsA gene encoding CDP-diacylglycerol--glycerol-3-phosphate 3-phosphatidyltransferase — MRINLPTWLTLFRVLLLPVMVVVFYLPFRGANLAAAVVFVLAAFTDWLDGYLARRLDMTSAFGAFLDPVADKLMVAITLFLLVQSAPTGWPGILLAITAAVIVGREISVSALREWMAEIGARSKVKVAFLGKLKTMMQMVALVVLLLQHDAETLRLYHIGEALLVVAGILTIWSGLDYLRAAWPALRGDKNS; from the coding sequence ATGCGTATCAACCTGCCTACCTGGCTTACCCTTTTCCGTGTGCTGCTCCTGCCGGTGATGGTGGTCGTCTTTTACCTCCCGTTTCGCGGGGCCAACCTGGCTGCCGCGGTGGTGTTCGTGCTCGCCGCGTTCACCGACTGGCTCGACGGGTACCTGGCCCGCCGCCTGGACATGACCTCGGCCTTCGGTGCGTTCCTCGATCCGGTGGCCGACAAGCTCATGGTGGCCATCACCCTGTTCCTGCTGGTGCAGTCGGCACCCACGGGCTGGCCGGGCATCCTGCTGGCCATCACCGCCGCCGTGATCGTGGGCCGTGAGATCAGCGTCTCGGCCCTGCGCGAGTGGATGGCCGAGATCGGCGCGCGCTCCAAGGTGAAGGTGGCCTTCCTGGGCAAGCTGAAGACCATGATGCAGATGGTGGCCCTGGTGGTGCTTCTGCTTCAGCACGACGCCGAAACCCTGCGCCTGTACCACATTGGCGAGGCCCTGCTGGTCGTGGCGGGCATCCTCACGATCTGGTCGGGGCTGGATTATCTGCGCGCTGCATGGCCTGCGCTGCGCGGTGATAAAAACAGTTGA
- the kdsB gene encoding 3-deoxy-manno-octulosonate cytidylyltransferase, translating to MAPKTPPFVVVVPARYASTRLPGKPLLPIGGLSMVRRVAARAATAGAAQVVVATDDSRVAAEMRGCEGDILVCMTREDHASGTDRIAEVASHFGWPEDTVVVNLQGDEPFAPAAGIRAVVDTLAGDEAPMATLATPITDAEELFDPNIVKVVRGGNGRALYFTRAPAPWARDAFAMDRHVLPAGVPFLRHIGIYAYRAGFLRRMAALPRTPLEQAESLEQLRALEHGYAISVNLTPEPFPPGIDTPEDLARAERWLKNQPGL from the coding sequence ATGGCCCCCAAAACACCCCCCTTCGTCGTGGTCGTCCCGGCCCGCTACGCCTCCACCCGGCTGCCGGGTAAGCCACTGCTGCCGATCGGTGGCCTGTCGATGGTGCGCCGGGTCGCCGCCCGTGCGGCCACCGCCGGGGCGGCCCAGGTAGTGGTCGCCACCGATGACAGCCGAGTCGCCGCGGAAATGCGCGGCTGCGAGGGCGATATCCTGGTCTGCATGACCCGCGAGGACCACGCCTCGGGCACCGACCGCATCGCCGAGGTCGCCAGCCACTTCGGCTGGCCCGAGGACACGGTGGTCGTGAACCTGCAGGGCGATGAACCGTTCGCACCAGCGGCCGGCATTCGCGCGGTGGTGGATACGCTGGCGGGCGACGAGGCACCCATGGCGACCCTCGCCACGCCCATCACGGACGCGGAAGAGTTGTTCGATCCAAACATAGTCAAGGTGGTGCGGGGTGGTAACGGCCGGGCGCTGTACTTCACTCGTGCCCCCGCGCCGTGGGCCCGCGACGCGTTCGCCATGGATCGCCATGTGCTCCCGGCCGGGGTGCCGTTCCTGCGCCACATCGGCATCTACGCCTACCGTGCGGGTTTCCTGCGCCGCATGGCGGCCTTGCCGCGCACCCCGCTCGAACAGGCCGAGTCGCTGGAGCAACTGCGGGCGCTTGAGCACGGGTATGCGATCTCGGTGAACCTCACGCCGGAACCGTTCCCGCCGGGCATCGATACCCCCGAAGATCTCGCCCGGGCGGAGCGTTGGCTGAAAAATCAGCCCGGTTTGTAA
- a CDS encoding alpha/beta hydrolase: MSLIARPPKYSFGKQMAIPTPRKSQLYRSHYALTCVRGEAAMSKGQWMGLLAALLLSATARAGTSGVEPLLNQQNKPWQPPAGIEQIPLWPADLHIAAPATVGPERFGLSKGKIADQPITMIELVSRPTVSVYPAKGKNTGAAMLVFPGGGYRVLAIDLEGTEICDWLTAKGITCAVLKYRVPGSGPYWADECNCRREPKEPMALQDAQRAMVLLRQRASSLGIDPHKVGVVGFSAGGRMVADISNHTRLAYKPVDDADKLNFRPDFAIAGYPGHLWVGPGIKLTNEVRIDPKGPPTFIVQAEDDATDDVRESLTYFVALKQANVPVEMHLYAKGGHAFGVRKTANPITQWTDLAETWMRTIGMI, encoded by the coding sequence TTGTCGTTGATAGCGCGACCGCCGAAATACTCCTTCGGCAAACAAATGGCCATTCCTACGCCACGAAAAAGCCAGCTGTACCGATCACATTACGCTCTCACCTGCGTGAGGGGAGAAGCTGCGATGAGCAAGGGACAATGGATGGGTTTGCTGGCGGCGCTGTTGCTTTCAGCGACCGCAAGGGCCGGCACTTCTGGCGTAGAACCGCTATTGAACCAGCAAAACAAGCCGTGGCAGCCGCCAGCGGGGATAGAACAAATTCCCCTATGGCCCGCCGATCTCCACATCGCCGCGCCCGCGACAGTCGGGCCGGAACGGTTCGGTCTCTCCAAAGGAAAAATTGCTGACCAGCCGATCACGATGATCGAGCTGGTATCGCGCCCCACGGTGAGCGTTTATCCGGCAAAGGGAAAGAACACCGGCGCTGCCATGCTCGTCTTCCCTGGCGGGGGCTACCGCGTACTGGCGATCGATCTGGAAGGCACGGAGATATGCGACTGGCTCACCGCCAAGGGCATTACCTGCGCCGTCCTTAAGTACCGCGTGCCTGGTTCAGGCCCCTATTGGGCCGATGAGTGCAATTGCCGACGGGAGCCCAAGGAGCCCATGGCCCTGCAGGATGCACAGCGCGCGATGGTGTTGCTGCGACAGCGCGCGTCATCCCTGGGTATCGATCCACACAAGGTCGGCGTGGTTGGCTTCTCCGCCGGCGGCCGCATGGTGGCCGACATCAGCAATCACACCCGGTTGGCTTACAAGCCGGTCGATGACGCCGACAAGCTCAACTTTCGTCCGGACTTCGCCATCGCGGGTTATCCCGGTCATCTTTGGGTAGGGCCCGGGATAAAGCTGACCAACGAGGTTCGTATCGATCCGAAGGGGCCGCCCACCTTCATCGTCCAGGCCGAAGACGATGCCACGGACGACGTTCGCGAATCGCTTACGTATTTCGTCGCCCTGAAGCAGGCCAACGTACCGGTGGAAATGCATCTTTATGCGAAGGGCGGCCACGCCTTCGGCGTACGCAAGACGGCAAACCCCATTACTCAGTGGACTGATCTTGCGGAAACCTGGATGCGCACGATCGGGATGATCTGA
- the aroA gene encoding 3-phosphoshikimate 1-carboxyvinyltransferase, translated as MTRLDWVSRRAEGALHGDLVVPGDKSVSHRALMFGALAEGTTHIRGFLEGEDTRATAAILGKLGVRFDTPAPGERVVHGVGLHGLRGSDEPLDCGNAGTGMRLLAGLLAGQGFDATLVGDASLSGRPMRRVTDPLGEMGAQIDTNDGKPPLRIHGGRKLKGITYRSPVASAQIKSALLLAGLYAEGTTEVIEPHPTRDYTESMLKAFGWPIEYSPGKAKVEGGHVLRAVDVDVPADFSSAAFFIVAACVVPGSVLRLKGVGLNPRRTGLLAALELMGADIGVENERHSGGEDIADLVVRYRPLHGVALPLDIVPDMIDEFPALFVAAACAEGMTTIRGAAELRVKESDRIATMANGLKACGVLIDELPDGAIIRGGPIGGGTVDSHGDHRIAMSFAIAGLVATAPITIGDCANVATSFPGFTELANGVGFHLGTA; from the coding sequence ATGACCCGCCTGGATTGGGTAAGCCGCCGCGCCGAGGGCGCGCTGCACGGCGACCTCGTCGTACCCGGCGACAAATCCGTGTCCCATCGTGCACTGATGTTCGGTGCGCTTGCCGAGGGCACCACGCATATCCGTGGTTTCCTCGAGGGTGAAGACACCCGCGCCACCGCGGCCATTCTCGGCAAGCTCGGTGTGCGGTTCGACACACCGGCACCCGGCGAGCGTGTCGTGCACGGCGTGGGGCTGCACGGCCTGCGCGGTAGCGATGAACCCCTCGACTGTGGCAACGCCGGCACCGGCATGCGCCTGCTGGCCGGCCTGCTGGCGGGGCAGGGCTTCGATGCGACCCTGGTGGGCGATGCCTCGCTCTCTGGCCGGCCCATGCGCCGTGTGACCGATCCGCTCGGTGAGATGGGTGCGCAGATCGATACGAACGATGGCAAGCCGCCGCTGCGTATCCATGGGGGCCGCAAGCTCAAGGGCATCACCTACAGGTCGCCCGTGGCCAGCGCGCAGATCAAGTCCGCGCTACTGCTGGCCGGCCTGTACGCCGAAGGCACTACCGAGGTGATCGAGCCGCACCCGACGCGCGACTACACCGAAAGCATGCTCAAGGCGTTTGGCTGGCCCATCGAGTATTCGCCTGGCAAGGCGAAGGTCGAGGGCGGCCACGTCCTGCGCGCGGTCGATGTCGATGTGCCCGCGGACTTTTCCTCGGCGGCGTTCTTCATCGTGGCCGCCTGTGTCGTACCGGGTTCGGTGCTGCGCCTGAAGGGCGTGGGCCTCAACCCGCGCCGCACTGGCTTGCTCGCCGCGCTGGAGCTGATGGGTGCCGACATCGGCGTGGAGAACGAACGCCATAGCGGCGGCGAAGACATTGCCGACCTGGTGGTGCGCTACCGCCCGCTGCACGGCGTGGCGTTGCCGCTGGATATCGTGCCGGACATGATCGACGAGTTCCCCGCGCTGTTCGTGGCCGCCGCTTGCGCCGAGGGCATGACCACCATCCGCGGCGCGGCCGAGCTGCGCGTGAAGGAATCCGACCGGATCGCCACCATGGCGAACGGCCTGAAGGCGTGCGGCGTGCTGATCGATGAACTCCCCGATGGCGCGATCATCCGTGGTGGCCCCATCGGCGGCGGTACGGTTGATAGCCACGGCGACCATCGCATCGCCATGAGCTTCGCCATCGCGGGCCTGGTCGCGACGGCGCCCATCACGATTGGTGATTGCGCGAATGTGGCGACATCGTTCCCGGGCTTCACGGAGCTGGCCAACGGCGTAGGCTTCCACCTAGGCACCGCGTGA